One window of Strigops habroptila isolate Jane chromosome Z, bStrHab1.2.pri, whole genome shotgun sequence genomic DNA carries:
- the SHLD3 gene encoding shieldin complex subunit 3 → MEVVLHYRPHQRDLVKLQNFAEAAVKEFPIRRLPRFTPWFPNDLYRLPLKPKKQPPVISCEEAEELKRLSTPSECVTGAPDCDCTKYLLEFQSNMKHKQTLIQAQTVHRPINLENQGEPSPNGKQKLKRSWSVSLPSPKLKEKILPLSQELQNNLERLKLHAFYRAKWTIEESICNNENLEDIWVKLNRLIKQNELPSCNATIQRSVGQIWIFCDILYCEYVRNILREKLSLTDKMNLLVHKFGIIFSL, encoded by the coding sequence ATGGAAGTGGTCTTGCATTATCGACCACATCAGAGAGATCTAGTAAAACTGCAGAactttgcagaagcagcagtgaaggaGTTTCCCATTCGTCGGTTACCAAGATTTACACCCTGGTTTCCAAATGATTTATACAGACTTCCCCTCAAACCAAAAAAGCAGCCACCTGTTATTTCTtgtgaggaagcagaagaatTAAAACGACTTTCTACACCTTCAGAATGTGTTACAGGAGCTCCTGATTGTGACTGCACAAAGTACCTCCTTGAGTTTCAGTCTAACATGAAACACAAACAGACTTTAATCCAAGCACAGACTGTTCACAGACCAATTAACTTGGAGAATCAAGGAGAGCCATCAcctaatggaaaacaaaaattgaaaaggTCTTGGAGTGTCTCTCTCCCTAGCCCTAAGCTTAAAGAAAAGATCCTTCCTTTATCTCaagaactgcaaaataatttggaaagaCTAAAACTGCATGCATTTTACAGAGCAAAGTGGACAATTGAAGAGTCTATTTGTAATAATGAGAATTTGGAGGACATCTGGGTAAAGCTGAATAGACTCATCAAGCAGAATGAATTGCCATCTTGCAACGCTACTATCCAAAGATCTGTGGGACAGATATGGATTTTCTGTGATATATTGTACTGTGAATATGTTAGAAATATTCTTAGAGAAAAGCTAAGCCTTACTGATAAGATGAATTTACTCGTACATAAATTTGGAATTATATTTAGTTTGTAA
- the TRAPPC13 gene encoding trafficking protein particle complex subunit 13 isoform X4, with translation MDVNQPKQEHLLALKVMRLTKPTLFTNIPVTCEERDLPGNLFNQLMKDDPSTVKGAETLMLGEMLTLPQNFGNIFLGETFSSYISVHNDSNQVVKDILVKADLQTSSQRLNLSASSAAVAELKPDCCIDDVIHHEVKEIGTHILVCAVSYTTQTGEKMYFRKFFKFQVLKPLDVKTKFYNAETDEVFLEAQIQNITTSPMFMEKVSLEPSMMYNVAELNTVDTGGESESTFGSRTYLQPMDTRQYLYCLKPKQEFAEKAGVIKGVTVIGKLDIVWKTNLGERGRLQTSQLQRMAPGYGDVRLSLETIPDTVNLEEPFDITCKVTNCSERTMDLVLEMCNTNSIHWCGVSGRQLGKLHPSSSLHLALTLLSSVQGLQSVSGLRLTDTFLKRTYEYDDIAQVCVVSSEVKQS, from the exons ATGGACGTTAACCAGCCCAAGCAGGAGCACTTGCTGGCTCTAAAAG TGATGAGGCTAACCAAACCTACTTTATTCACTAATATTCCAGTGACTTGTGAAGAAAGAGATTTGCCAG GTAATCTCTTTAACCAGCTCATGAAAGATGATCCTTCTACTGTAAAGGGAGCAGAAACTTTGATGCTAGGAGAAATGCTGACTTTGCCTCAAAATTTTGG aaatatatttctggGAGAGACATTTTCCAGTTACATTAGTGTACACAATGACAGTAATCAAGTTGTCAAGGACATACTGGTAAAG GCTGATCTTCAGACTAGTTCTCAGCGCTTGAACCTTTCAGCTTCTAGTGCTGCAGTGGCAGAACTTAAACCTGACTGTTGCATTGATGATGTGATCCATCATGAAGTAAAGGAGATAGGAACACACAT cCTAGTTTGTGCAGTAAGTTACACTACGCAGACAGGAGAGAAGATGTACTTCAGAAAGTTCTTCAAATTTCAG GTTCTTAAACCACTAGATGTGAAAACCAAATTCTACAATGCTGAG acAGATGAAGTGTTTCTAGAAGCTCAGATTCAGAATATCACTACCTCTCCAATGTTTATGGAGAAGGTTTCTTTAGAACCATCTATGATGTACAATGTggcagaactgaacacagttgACACAGGAGGGGAAAG tgaGTCTACTTTTGGCTCAAGAACTTATTTACAACCTATGGATACACGTCAATATTTATATTGcctaaaaccaaagcaagaaTTTGCAGAGAAAGCTGGAGTAATAAAAGGTGTAACAGTGATTGGTAAACTAGACATAGTATGGAAAACTAATCTGGGTGAACGAGGAAGGCTGCAAACTAGCCAGCTCCAAAGAATG GCTCCTGGTTATGGCGATGTAAGGCTTTCTTTGGAGACAATACCAGACACCGTAAATTTGGAAGAACCTTTTGACATTACATGTAAAGTAACAAACTGCAG TGAAAGGACTATGGATCTGGTTTTAGAAATGTGCAATACAAATTCCATCCACTGGTGCGGAGTTTCAGGAAGGCAACTTGGAAAGCTGCACCCAAGCTCATCCCTCCATCTTGCACTTACATTGTTATCTTCAGTGCAGGGATTGCAA AGTGTCTCTGGCTTAAGACTTACAGACACATTTTTGAAGAGAACATATGAGTACGATGATATTGCACAAGTCTGTGTAGTTTCTTCAGAAGtcaaacaaagctga
- the TRAPPC13 gene encoding trafficking protein particle complex subunit 13 isoform X2: protein MDVNQPKQEHLLALKVMRLTKPTLFTNIPVTCEERDLPGNLFNQLMKDDPSTVKGAETLMLGEMLTLPQNFGNIFLGETFSSYISVHNDSNQVVKDILVKADLQTSSQRLNLSASSAAVAELKPDCCIDDVIHHEVKEIGTHILVCAVSYTTQTGEKMYFRKFFKFQVLKPLDVKTKFYNAESDLSSVTDEVFLEAQIQNITTSPMFMEKVSLEPSMMYNVAELNTVDTGGESESTFGSRTYLQPMDTRQYLYCLKPKQEFAEKAGVIKGVTVIGKLDIVWKTNLGERGRLQTSQLQRMAPGYGDVRLSLETIPDTVNLEEPFDITCKVTNCSERTMDLVLEMCNTNSIHWCGVSGRQLGKLHPSSSLHLALTLLSSVQGLQSVSGLRLTDTFLKRTYEYDDIAQVCVVSSEVKQS, encoded by the exons ATGGACGTTAACCAGCCCAAGCAGGAGCACTTGCTGGCTCTAAAAG TGATGAGGCTAACCAAACCTACTTTATTCACTAATATTCCAGTGACTTGTGAAGAAAGAGATTTGCCAG GTAATCTCTTTAACCAGCTCATGAAAGATGATCCTTCTACTGTAAAGGGAGCAGAAACTTTGATGCTAGGAGAAATGCTGACTTTGCCTCAAAATTTTGG aaatatatttctggGAGAGACATTTTCCAGTTACATTAGTGTACACAATGACAGTAATCAAGTTGTCAAGGACATACTGGTAAAG GCTGATCTTCAGACTAGTTCTCAGCGCTTGAACCTTTCAGCTTCTAGTGCTGCAGTGGCAGAACTTAAACCTGACTGTTGCATTGATGATGTGATCCATCATGAAGTAAAGGAGATAGGAACACACAT cCTAGTTTGTGCAGTAAGTTACACTACGCAGACAGGAGAGAAGATGTACTTCAGAAAGTTCTTCAAATTTCAG GTTCTTAAACCACTAGATGTGAAAACCAAATTCTACAATGCTGAG AGTGACCTCAGTTCTgtg acAGATGAAGTGTTTCTAGAAGCTCAGATTCAGAATATCACTACCTCTCCAATGTTTATGGAGAAGGTTTCTTTAGAACCATCTATGATGTACAATGTggcagaactgaacacagttgACACAGGAGGGGAAAG tgaGTCTACTTTTGGCTCAAGAACTTATTTACAACCTATGGATACACGTCAATATTTATATTGcctaaaaccaaagcaagaaTTTGCAGAGAAAGCTGGAGTAATAAAAGGTGTAACAGTGATTGGTAAACTAGACATAGTATGGAAAACTAATCTGGGTGAACGAGGAAGGCTGCAAACTAGCCAGCTCCAAAGAATG GCTCCTGGTTATGGCGATGTAAGGCTTTCTTTGGAGACAATACCAGACACCGTAAATTTGGAAGAACCTTTTGACATTACATGTAAAGTAACAAACTGCAG TGAAAGGACTATGGATCTGGTTTTAGAAATGTGCAATACAAATTCCATCCACTGGTGCGGAGTTTCAGGAAGGCAACTTGGAAAGCTGCACCCAAGCTCATCCCTCCATCTTGCACTTACATTGTTATCTTCAGTGCAGGGATTGCAA AGTGTCTCTGGCTTAAGACTTACAGACACATTTTTGAAGAGAACATATGAGTACGATGATATTGCACAAGTCTGTGTAGTTTCTTCAGAAGtcaaacaaagctga
- the TRAPPC13 gene encoding trafficking protein particle complex subunit 13 isoform X1 — protein MDVNQPKQEHLLALKVMRLTKPTLFTNIPVTCEERDLPGNLFNQLMKDDPSTVKGAETLMLGEMLTLPQNFGNIFLGETFSSYISVHNDSNQVVKDILVKADLQTSSQRLNLSASSAAVAELKPDCCIDDVIHHEVKEIGTHILVCAVSYTTQTGEKMYFRKFFKFQVLKPLDVKTKFYNAESDLSSVTDEVFLEAQIQNITTSPMFMEKVSLEPSMMYNVAELNTVDTGGESESTFGSRTYLQPMDTRQYLYCLKPKQEFAEKAGVIKGVTVIGKLDIVWKTNLGERGRLQTSQLQRMAPGYGDVRLSLETIPDTVNLEEPFDITCKVTNCSSERTMDLVLEMCNTNSIHWCGVSGRQLGKLHPSSSLHLALTLLSSVQGLQSVSGLRLTDTFLKRTYEYDDIAQVCVVSSEVKQS, from the exons ATGGACGTTAACCAGCCCAAGCAGGAGCACTTGCTGGCTCTAAAAG TGATGAGGCTAACCAAACCTACTTTATTCACTAATATTCCAGTGACTTGTGAAGAAAGAGATTTGCCAG GTAATCTCTTTAACCAGCTCATGAAAGATGATCCTTCTACTGTAAAGGGAGCAGAAACTTTGATGCTAGGAGAAATGCTGACTTTGCCTCAAAATTTTGG aaatatatttctggGAGAGACATTTTCCAGTTACATTAGTGTACACAATGACAGTAATCAAGTTGTCAAGGACATACTGGTAAAG GCTGATCTTCAGACTAGTTCTCAGCGCTTGAACCTTTCAGCTTCTAGTGCTGCAGTGGCAGAACTTAAACCTGACTGTTGCATTGATGATGTGATCCATCATGAAGTAAAGGAGATAGGAACACACAT cCTAGTTTGTGCAGTAAGTTACACTACGCAGACAGGAGAGAAGATGTACTTCAGAAAGTTCTTCAAATTTCAG GTTCTTAAACCACTAGATGTGAAAACCAAATTCTACAATGCTGAG AGTGACCTCAGTTCTgtg acAGATGAAGTGTTTCTAGAAGCTCAGATTCAGAATATCACTACCTCTCCAATGTTTATGGAGAAGGTTTCTTTAGAACCATCTATGATGTACAATGTggcagaactgaacacagttgACACAGGAGGGGAAAG tgaGTCTACTTTTGGCTCAAGAACTTATTTACAACCTATGGATACACGTCAATATTTATATTGcctaaaaccaaagcaagaaTTTGCAGAGAAAGCTGGAGTAATAAAAGGTGTAACAGTGATTGGTAAACTAGACATAGTATGGAAAACTAATCTGGGTGAACGAGGAAGGCTGCAAACTAGCCAGCTCCAAAGAATG GCTCCTGGTTATGGCGATGTAAGGCTTTCTTTGGAGACAATACCAGACACCGTAAATTTGGAAGAACCTTTTGACATTACATGTAAAGTAACAAACTGCAG CAGTGAAAGGACTATGGATCTGGTTTTAGAAATGTGCAATACAAATTCCATCCACTGGTGCGGAGTTTCAGGAAGGCAACTTGGAAAGCTGCACCCAAGCTCATCCCTCCATCTTGCACTTACATTGTTATCTTCAGTGCAGGGATTGCAA AGTGTCTCTGGCTTAAGACTTACAGACACATTTTTGAAGAGAACATATGAGTACGATGATATTGCACAAGTCTGTGTAGTTTCTTCAGAAGtcaaacaaagctga
- the TRAPPC13 gene encoding trafficking protein particle complex subunit 13 isoform X3, which produces MDVNQPKQEHLLALKVMRLTKPTLFTNIPVTCEERDLPGNLFNQLMKDDPSTVKGAETLMLGEMLTLPQNFGNIFLGETFSSYISVHNDSNQVVKDILVKADLQTSSQRLNLSASSAAVAELKPDCCIDDVIHHEVKEIGTHILVCAVSYTTQTGEKMYFRKFFKFQVLKPLDVKTKFYNAETDEVFLEAQIQNITTSPMFMEKVSLEPSMMYNVAELNTVDTGGESESTFGSRTYLQPMDTRQYLYCLKPKQEFAEKAGVIKGVTVIGKLDIVWKTNLGERGRLQTSQLQRMAPGYGDVRLSLETIPDTVNLEEPFDITCKVTNCSSERTMDLVLEMCNTNSIHWCGVSGRQLGKLHPSSSLHLALTLLSSVQGLQSVSGLRLTDTFLKRTYEYDDIAQVCVVSSEVKQS; this is translated from the exons ATGGACGTTAACCAGCCCAAGCAGGAGCACTTGCTGGCTCTAAAAG TGATGAGGCTAACCAAACCTACTTTATTCACTAATATTCCAGTGACTTGTGAAGAAAGAGATTTGCCAG GTAATCTCTTTAACCAGCTCATGAAAGATGATCCTTCTACTGTAAAGGGAGCAGAAACTTTGATGCTAGGAGAAATGCTGACTTTGCCTCAAAATTTTGG aaatatatttctggGAGAGACATTTTCCAGTTACATTAGTGTACACAATGACAGTAATCAAGTTGTCAAGGACATACTGGTAAAG GCTGATCTTCAGACTAGTTCTCAGCGCTTGAACCTTTCAGCTTCTAGTGCTGCAGTGGCAGAACTTAAACCTGACTGTTGCATTGATGATGTGATCCATCATGAAGTAAAGGAGATAGGAACACACAT cCTAGTTTGTGCAGTAAGTTACACTACGCAGACAGGAGAGAAGATGTACTTCAGAAAGTTCTTCAAATTTCAG GTTCTTAAACCACTAGATGTGAAAACCAAATTCTACAATGCTGAG acAGATGAAGTGTTTCTAGAAGCTCAGATTCAGAATATCACTACCTCTCCAATGTTTATGGAGAAGGTTTCTTTAGAACCATCTATGATGTACAATGTggcagaactgaacacagttgACACAGGAGGGGAAAG tgaGTCTACTTTTGGCTCAAGAACTTATTTACAACCTATGGATACACGTCAATATTTATATTGcctaaaaccaaagcaagaaTTTGCAGAGAAAGCTGGAGTAATAAAAGGTGTAACAGTGATTGGTAAACTAGACATAGTATGGAAAACTAATCTGGGTGAACGAGGAAGGCTGCAAACTAGCCAGCTCCAAAGAATG GCTCCTGGTTATGGCGATGTAAGGCTTTCTTTGGAGACAATACCAGACACCGTAAATTTGGAAGAACCTTTTGACATTACATGTAAAGTAACAAACTGCAG CAGTGAAAGGACTATGGATCTGGTTTTAGAAATGTGCAATACAAATTCCATCCACTGGTGCGGAGTTTCAGGAAGGCAACTTGGAAAGCTGCACCCAAGCTCATCCCTCCATCTTGCACTTACATTGTTATCTTCAGTGCAGGGATTGCAA AGTGTCTCTGGCTTAAGACTTACAGACACATTTTTGAAGAGAACATATGAGTACGATGATATTGCACAAGTCTGTGTAGTTTCTTCAGAAGtcaaacaaagctga